From Bradyrhizobium sp. 4:
GTGTTGGAGGACGGCCGGCTGGTCGAGGTGGTCGCCGCGCCCGAGCCGCTGCTCGAGATCCGCGGCCACGATCCGCACCACCTTATTCGCGTCGGCTGGCATCTCGGCAATCGCCATCTGCCGACGCAGATCATGGCCAAGGGCCTGCGCATCCGCCGCGACCACGTCATCGAAGCCATGGTGAAGGGCCTCGGTGCCCGCGTGATCGAGATCGAGGCGCCGTTCGATCCCGAGGGCGGCGCCTATGCCGATGCCGGTCATGCGCATGGACACGACGACCATGCGCATCACGATCATGGCCACGATGATCATCATGGCCACCACCATGATCATGCCGCACATGGTGACGGTCACGATCACCATCACCACGACGAGCATTGCGATCACCCCGATCATCACCACGGCCACAAGCATGCTCATGACCACAAATGAGCCGGTCGCGGCCCGCGACCTCGCGGAGCGCGAGGCGGCGGCGCTGTACCGGTTGATGACCTGGCTGTCGCCCGCGTTTCCCGTCGGGGGCTTTTCCTACTCCAGCGGCATCGAATGGGCGGTCGAGGCCGGCGACATCACCGACACAGCGTCGCTGGCGGACTGGCTCGATGCGATGCTTCGCGACGGCTCGGGCTTCTGCGATGCGACGTTTCTGGTCCACGCCTATCGCGCCACTGAAGCGGGCGAGGGCGACACCTTGAGCGATATCGCCGAGCTCGCCGCGGCGTTCGTGTCCTCGCGCGAGCGGCAGCTGGAGACGACATCGCAGGGCCGTGCCTTCATCGATATCGCCCGCGCCGCGTGGGATGCCGACGGGCTGGATGCCATGGTTGCGGCATGCCGGACGCCACTGGTCTATCCCGTTGCCGTTGGCGTGGTCGCCGCGATGCACGGCGTGCCGCTGGCGCCGACGCTGCACGCCTTCCTGCATGCGCTGGTCTCGAACTGGATTTCCGCGGCCAGCCGGCTCATTCCGCTCGGCCAGACCGACAGCCAGCGCGTGCTGGTGAGGCTGGAAGCCGCGGTTGCCGCGACGGCAAATCGTGCGCTGAATGCGACGTTGGACGATGTCGGCGGCGCGACGTTTCGCGCCGACCTCGCCAGCCTGCGGCACGAGACACAATACACGCGGCTGTTCAGATCTTGATTGCGGCCAGTACACTCCGCAGCCGCCAGGACGACGTAGGAAAGAAGCAATGGCTACATCTCACGGCCCCTTGCGTGTCGGCATCGGCGGTCCGGTCGGATCGGGTAAGACCGCGCTGATGGACCTGCTCTGCAAGACCATGCGCGAGCGCTACGACATCGCCGCGATCACCAACGACATCTACACCAAATGGGATGCGGAATTCCTGGTGCGTTCGGGCTCGCTGACGCCGGATCGCATTGCCGGGGTCGAGACCGGCGGCTGCCCGCACACCGCGATCCGCGAGGACGCCTCGATGAATCTCGCCGCGGTAGCGGATATGCGCGCCAAGTTTCCCGGGCTCGATCTCGTGCTGATCGAATCGGGCGGTGATAACCTCGCTGCCACTTTTTCCCCGGAGCTCGCCGATCTCACCATTTACGTCATCGACGTGGCGGCCGGCGACAAGATCCCGTCAAAGGGCGGCCCCGGCATCACCCGGTCCGACCTCCTCGTGATCAACAAGATCGACCTGGCGCCCTATGTCGGCGCCTCCTTGGAAAAGATGGAGACGGACGCCAGGCGCATGCGCGGCGAGCGACCGTTCGTCATGACCAACCTGAAGAAGAGCCAGGGGCTGGACCGCATCATCGGCTTCATCGAGGCCAAAGGCGGCTTGAAACGGGCCAGCTGACCGGCGCGACCACCTGGCGCAGGCGTTTTCCCCTGATAACGGCACAGGCAGAGCCGTGTCCGCGGAACAAATTTCGGTCACGGCAATTGATTACCTCCGGTGCCCGGAGCAAATCCATCCCGGCCCGACCATCGGCCGGGCGGCTTTAAGCTTCTCAGGCGACCCAAGTTGCGTATCGATGCCTCCTCCTCCATTATCTCGGCCATTGGGGTTCACCCTGTTTCGGCACGTGCCCGTTCGAGCGGCGTCCATATGCTCCGTGTTTATTGCCGACCTCCTGCTTTCGCCTGAGTAGTCGCGTGGTCAGGCTGGGTTTCATCATCGGCTTCATTGCTCTTCTCGGAGCCCTGCTCTCCGGGCTTGCGGCTTATCGCGTCCACGACCAGGAGCTGGCGCTGGACCGGATCGCGCTTGCGCGCGCGATCGACGTCCATGCGAGCCTGGTCCAGGACCGGCTCACCGAGCGTGAACTGCTCGCGCGGGTTGCCTCCGGCCTGTTCCGGGCACCGTCGGTGCTCAAGCCAAACATGCTCGAGCCGCTGCGCTCGGCCATCTACGCCTTCAAGACCGATTTCGTGGTGGCGGGCTGGGTGGCCCGCCTGAAGCCGAACGAGCTTGCCGCAGCGCAGGCCGCCATCGCGAGCGCCGGCTTCCCCAATCCGCGAATCCGCACCTATGACGACAAGCCGATCGATCCGGCAGGTGTCACCCAGCCGATCGACGTGCTGCTGGATCTCGAGCCGCGCAGCAACGAGACCAAGGGGCTGCCTGGCCGCAGTTACGACCAGGACCAGGTGCGCAGCGCCATGCTGACGCGCGCCAGAGTGGAGAAGAGATCGGTTGCCTCAGAACCGGTTGCCCTCCTGCGCGGCGACGGGCCCATCGGCATCATTGTGGCCGCTCCCGTCATCCCCGAGGGCGCAACGGAGCCGGCGGGCTTCATCACATTTTCCTACGAGCTCTCTTCCCTGATGCTGACCAACGACGACATGTCGTTGTTCGCGGTCGCGTTGAAGGATCCGCGCCTGGAGGGTGGCGAGCTGGTCGCCAACGATCAAGGCGTCGTCTCCGGCCGAACGACGGCGGCCGATGGGCCCGCGCCGTCGGCGACGCGCACGGTGAGCTTCGGTGGCCGCGACTGGCAGCTCGGCTATTACGCCAAGACCAATTCGGCGCGCCGCGCCGAACAGACTGCGATCATCGTGGCGGCGATCGGCTTTGCGATCACCGCGATGGTGTGCGGCCTGTTCGGCTACGTCGCCTACAACAATTTGCGGCTCAGCCGGGAAATCCAGGTCAGAATCGGCTTCGAACGCCGGCTGACCGCTGTCATCGACGAGCTCAACCACCGGGTCAAAAACATCCTGGCGGTGATCCAGTCGATCGTGACCCGCACGCTGCGCCATGGCTCCGACATCGATGTCGCGCGCGAGCTCCTGATCGGCCGCATCCACGCCATGTCCAATGTCGTCTCGCTGCTCAGCGAGAGCCAGTGGCAGGGTGTCAAGCTGAAGGGCCTGTTCGAGGCGCGCGCGATCCCGCATGCCGACCGCATCGCCGTTACCGGTCCTGATATCGCAGTCAGCGCGCGCGCGGCGCAGAGCCTCTCGCTGCTGTTCTTCGAGCTCGCCTCACACTCCGACGAAGGCCTGTCACTGGTCGGCAAGCATCCGCACATCACGGCCAATTGGACGGTGACGAATGAGGGCGCCGGCGAGGTCTTCTATTTCCGCTGGGAGGAGTTCAACACCAGCGAAGCGACGCGCCGCCCCGACTCCGATTTCGGCCTGATCCTGCTCGACCGCGTCGCGCCCGAGGCGCTCGGCGGCACCGCCAAGCGCTATTTCACCGACGTCTCTTATGTCTACGAGCTGACCGCGCCGATGGAGACGGTCGAGGACATGACCGAGCGCGACCGCACCGACAAGCTGTCGGCACCGATCCGGCCCGCGCGGTGATTCCAGATTAGCTCTTCGGCCGCAGCACGAGGTCAACCAGATTGCGCGCGTAGGCCGGTGTGATCGGCGCGATGCCGAAGACGTAGCGGTAGAACAGGCTGCCATAGATTGCGTCGTAGAGATCCTCCGGCAGTGCTTCCGCCAGAATGCTGCCGTCGTTTTGGCCGGCGGCGATCATCTCGACCAGCGCGTCGCGGCGGAATTGCAGGTAGCGGGCGTAGAACAGCTCCGCCGAGCCGGTCTTGGAGATGCATTCGGAGATGACGGCGAGCTGGACCTTGCCGAACTCGCCCTGGAGCGCTTCGGCATAGGCGGCGGCATGGCGGCGTGCGCGCGCGGCGGGGCTGCCCGAGCTTGCAGGCGGCAGCGGCAGCATCTGCGCGGCTTGATGAAGGAAGGCGTCGATCAGCAAGGCT
This genomic window contains:
- the ureG gene encoding urease accessory protein UreG, with translation MATSHGPLRVGIGGPVGSGKTALMDLLCKTMRERYDIAAITNDIYTKWDAEFLVRSGSLTPDRIAGVETGGCPHTAIREDASMNLAAVADMRAKFPGLDLVLIESGGDNLAATFSPELADLTIYVIDVAAGDKIPSKGGPGITRSDLLVINKIDLAPYVGASLEKMETDARRMRGERPFVMTNLKKSQGLDRIIGFIEAKGGLKRAS
- a CDS encoding urease accessory protein UreE; amino-acid sequence: MIRATQVRGQHRFAEAPADTVVLDFDDRHRRRMAMTGTRGLEFLLDLENAVALRGGDALVLEDGRLVEVVAAPEPLLEIRGHDPHHLIRVGWHLGNRHLPTQIMAKGLRIRRDHVIEAMVKGLGARVIEIEAPFDPEGGAYADAGHAHGHDDHAHHDHGHDDHHGHHHDHAAHGDGHDHHHHDEHCDHPDHHHGHKHAHDHK
- a CDS encoding urease accessory protein UreF; protein product: MLMTTNEPVAARDLAEREAAALYRLMTWLSPAFPVGGFSYSSGIEWAVEAGDITDTASLADWLDAMLRDGSGFCDATFLVHAYRATEAGEGDTLSDIAELAAAFVSSRERQLETTSQGRAFIDIARAAWDADGLDAMVAACRTPLVYPVAVGVVAAMHGVPLAPTLHAFLHALVSNWISAASRLIPLGQTDSQRVLVRLEAAVAATANRALNATLDDVGGATFRADLASLRHETQYTRLFRS
- a CDS encoding HWE histidine kinase domain-containing protein is translated as MVRLGFIIGFIALLGALLSGLAAYRVHDQELALDRIALARAIDVHASLVQDRLTERELLARVASGLFRAPSVLKPNMLEPLRSAIYAFKTDFVVAGWVARLKPNELAAAQAAIASAGFPNPRIRTYDDKPIDPAGVTQPIDVLLDLEPRSNETKGLPGRSYDQDQVRSAMLTRARVEKRSVASEPVALLRGDGPIGIIVAAPVIPEGATEPAGFITFSYELSSLMLTNDDMSLFAVALKDPRLEGGELVANDQGVVSGRTTAADGPAPSATRTVSFGGRDWQLGYYAKTNSARRAEQTAIIVAAIGFAITAMVCGLFGYVAYNNLRLSREIQVRIGFERRLTAVIDELNHRVKNILAVIQSIVTRTLRHGSDIDVARELLIGRIHAMSNVVSLLSESQWQGVKLKGLFEARAIPHADRIAVTGPDIAVSARAAQSLSLLFFELASHSDEGLSLVGKHPHITANWTVTNEGAGEVFYFRWEEFNTSEATRRPDSDFGLILLDRVAPEALGGTAKRYFTDVSYVYELTAPMETVEDMTERDRTDKLSAPIRPAR
- a CDS encoding TetR/AcrR family transcriptional regulator produces the protein MANGGGEGADSAPRRGRPRSIETTNAILQSAYALMATTGLAATTIDAIARHSSVSKMTIYKWWPSREALLIDAFLHQAAQMLPLPPASSGSPAARARRHAAAYAEALQGEFGKVQLAVISECISKTGSAELFYARYLQFRRDALVEMIAAGQNDGSILAEALPEDLYDAIYGSLFYRYVFGIAPITPAYARNLVDLVLRPKS